TGTGGATGAATGGTTTTGAtgattgaaatagttttatcagagtcttaaaacGAGCGAATCCATCAGTTAGACACGGCGAGAGGCAAaggaggcgtgtctcaagcTTATACATAGGCTGATAACTCTGGATGTACAGTAGTCTCATTATAACATGCAACCGAATGAGCAGTTTCTGTACATTCagagagtgtttgaactgtatttccaCGCTGTGTTATCGCTAAGATATTAAACATAGTGGATGGTCGACCCCAAAGGGTTAAATTTACTGATAGAGGAGCCAGGGTGTGTGCACATTCATGCAGTGCTGATTAGTAGAATTCATAGTTAAATCAGGGTTATTTGGGTTCTGAGTagtactcactcactccctgACTCACTAACTCAATTGTAATCCCTTCCTTtatgtactcactcactcactcattcatacagactcacccactcacttccTTACATACTCACTTACTCCAATAGCTACTCACTTACCTACTTCCTTACACCCATACgtagtcagtcactcactcatttaccaTTATATATTCACTTACTCAGTCTCATacatattcatacattcattcactcactcactgttttacatattcactcactctcatacATATACATTCCCTTACATACCGTCTTTCCCATacacacttactcactctcATACATGCACACTGCcacgatgtgtgtgtgtgtgtgtgtgtttagtttgttGTGGCTTCTATCTGCATTAACAAAGTAAACTAAATAAACTCTTCAAGCCTTCCTCAATTATGCATGAAGTTTTTATAAACGTTCTGCCGACATTCAGGCTACATCCGCTTTAAATTAGAAAATCTGACATGAAAAAACACTCTGACACCTCTGTTAGAAATGAGAAATGATGCTTACGACTGATGTAACAGTTACATTTATAATTTTGGCCATCGTCCATAAACCATTCATCACAGTGTACATTTTAACCAGACCTCAAGAAATATTCTGAATGCTAAATCAATCTGCAGCATTCTGTCAACATTTCTTAATCTGTCCATGTTGCTGCAGCTAAAAATCAGTTCAAGTATCGAcaacacaccagtggacagttcaGTATCGGAGTCCAGTACTGATCTTTGACAGATGTCCCACGGTGTCTCAGACTGAGCTGATATTGACACCGAGGCCATGAAAGGGTAGGGGTTTGTTTTTCCAGAGGCTGAGAAGAGGTTACCAAGTCTTGGAAACAACCAATGACTCGCCGGAGGGCAGCGGCAAGTCCTCAACCTGTCACAGGCAATGATTGATTGTCAGTCAGTCTAACTATGCGACAAATTGGTAAATAAATTTGCCTGCTGGGCAAAGCACACTTGGGCAGCCACCACAACGAGGCAATGAAGCCTTGAAAACGCAACTGGTGCTGCCCTGCCAGGGGCTGAAAACACGAGTGGCAGTCTGGCACCACAGCTGACGACAACCAAACTCCAACAACTTCAGCAAACTCTCCTTAGTACTGTGTTCAAGGTTACAGACACACTGTGGTGCCTCATATTAATCCCACTTCATTGAAATGCTTAcatgtaataaataattaatagcaGACATGGCAGGGTCGCTACAATGGactatttgtaatatttaagtATAGCTCCATTCACAGGGTGATTTTACATTCGTCCCATATTCTACATCACTCTGTATCAGTCTTTGACAGTCATGTGTTATTTTTCTGTGCCATCACCAACACGCCATTTTTGAGATACTGTTACAATGAGCCATTCAGTAAAAACAAGGATAGATTTATTTGCATAAGCAAAGTGAGAGGAATCCAAACTGATACAAAtacagcaataaaaaaataataataataaatcatatgACCTGACCACAAACAtttaaccctatatttaatttaaaatcatccaaaagcaaaaaaaatttaatgttgaaaaagagaaagttgggacagggctgtgtttaccactgtgttgcatcacctcttcTATTATCAAAACTCTAAGTGTttaggaactgaggagaccagttgcTGCAGTATTTAAGCTCCACTATAGTATATTTGTTTCATAAAACACTAGTTGTTTTCAGTGGGTGACAGGTCTGGGCTAGATCATTCAtttactaaggagccatgctgttgtaatccatgcagaatgtgaactgaaacaaacaaggCCTTCCTTGAAAAAGACGttgtctggatggcagcatgttaCTCCAAAACCTGCATATTTGGAAGTCACCCATGCTTTGTGCACTAATGCCCCCTCATAAAATCACAGAtactggcttttgaactgtgcacTTATAACAAGCTGGAgggtccctctcctctttaaCCTGAAGGATGCAACATCCATGATTTCAAAGAAGAATTTCAGATTTTGATTTGTCAGATTACAGGACAATTTTCCACTCCATTTTCCAGTCCATCTTAAACAGACTCTGGCCCAGAGAAGGCAGTGGtgtttctggatcctgtttaaATAAGGTTTCTTCTTTCGTTTGTGGATACAGCGACAGTGGATGCTTTGGGAAGTGTTTCTCAGACCATCCAGTGATGCAGTGTTGTCAGAGGGCTCGAAGACCACAGCCCGCTAATACTAGTTTTGGGTGATGACCCTTTGCATATAGAGATTTCTTCAAATTCTCAgaaatttataatgatgttACGCATTGTACATAGTGAAATCCCCAAGTTCTTTACTATCTTAATCcccatctttacttctgaaagaccCAGCgtctctgagaagctctttttaaacccaatcatGTCACTGACGTATAGCctcccttatttatttatttatttatttattcattaattaattaattacattttttcttaCACAACTTTATTGTATATAACAGTATTTTGTTCCCTGTCCCTACATATTTTGGAATTTATTGCTGACGTCAAATAAGAAATGGCCCAGTATTTTTCAAACAAGATCAAAGAGAAAATAGGCAGGTTTTGCCGGACAGCCATAGCCATATAACTATTTTCACAAAGATGTTATTGGCATAaaggtgttttttatttaaaaataaatacttgaaTATCAATCACCTCAGAACAAAATACAAGaccattttgttgattttaaaaattacatttacttatttattcaatgtaacaggttaaagcacATGAAGTTTAAGGAGGTTGTgggcagctatatggagttttataaacacaccaacaccacacaATGTCTCCCCACCAGAAAGAAACACACTCATGCGAAACAAATCATATTCAGCAGTCCTCCGCTCTCTGTGAGATGTAATATGTGtataaatgttgcagagttctgagCCGTCTTACTcattgtgaactaaccaacgtCGACACGAAGCTCTGGCCAAAGTGCATGGCCAatcacagccccagaaacacacacaaacagagcatgttcctgtcttatttcctattttgAAGAAATttctgaagaacctactgttctttggttccagctgggaacaaattgTTCTGGTTCACGaaccattttattaaaaactgaAATGCGAAATATGGCTGACAACAGgtggtgtagtagcgccaccttaagttgtCTTGGTGagatatggctgaactaacagttccgaCTCGCACATgcgcatttcaacattaggagtcagtcagtcactcattcactcagtcagttagtcagtcagtcagcgaaaatgcctcttctaggcctgCCCAGTAGGCGGTCCAGCAAAATCAATAACATTTCCCAGTttcaacaattaaaatatttgcttTGTTCTATTTTCAAGGAAATAtgtggtttaaatgatttgcccATCATTGCattctattttaatttacatttagcCGAACGCTAAAGTATAAGTCTGTAAACTGATAGATCCTTAAAGCCCACCATGTTTCACCAACAGCTACTGGTTTATATTTCGCTCAAAATACTGTGACAGCACAGTCCTACAGCAAAGGAAAGCTGACTGTATGCAAGGAAACTTGTGCTTAGCTTAGCAGCCTTCACTTACTCAGATCAAAGCTTAGCAGCCTTCACTGGGTACAGATCctacctgtccttcacagggcaacacacactcacacgttcactcacacactcacacctatggtggCTGTTAAGTAGCTattccacctactaatgtgtgtttttggactgtggaatgAAACCCTCCtggacacagagacaacacaacCAAGGATCAGCAAAgaatttaaaactattttttttttacattttcaattgTTGGTCTCTCATAGGTCTCTAATTGTTGCATCAGAGAACATGGACAAAATGGTGAACGTCAGGTAAAACAAAAGACTTTAGATATAAAGATGGAAATGGGCCGAAtttggataaataaataaatattgttattatatgaaatataaagtaaGAAATAACTTAAttcaaaaaatacaaaagtacAATTTAGGTATTGTTTTGTAGTTGATAACTCATACACacctaaatgaaaaaaatactacatttatacaaatgaaataagtaaaataaaaaataatattgcaTAACACTAAAGCTGAATTTGGGAAAAATATAATAGATAATATTACAGGCAATGTAACGTATATAgatcctggagttgtgggttcagtcgCCACCtcgagtcactgtctgtgaggagtgttgaggtgttctcccagtgtctgcgtagGGTTTCCTGTAGGTGCTCTGGTTGTATCCCACAGTTCAAATCTACATTTGCGCTTTGGCTGTGTCAAAATGTccgcatgtgtgagtgacttggtgattATGAGAAACTGTCTGCATGTACCAGTGTGCAAGTGTCTGATTGAGtatgtgtgttcctgtcttgcgtcCAATGACCCTGAACCTGAACTGAAACCTGAACCTGAAACCTACCTGAAAATAACGTTGGGTCTAGTTTGCCTTATAACACCTCCCTCTATACTTCTCCACCTTGAATACGAAACAGAAGCTGAAAATATTTTCAAGTAACCTCAGAAATATCCTAAAACAACATCTCAGACAGCTGCCAAAATATCCATACACATTCCTGTAACAACCTTCAGTAAAGTTTTAGAGGCAGATATATGATTGCTGTCAGCAAAAGTGTGCAATGTTCTGGCTCAGCAAGTTTGTCTAGAACTAGCTTTTGTGAATGACTTTACTTCTTTATGATTAAATTATACAAAAGGTTTTCAAGAATGCCCTGGAAATCCCATTACAGCGTTGCATCATTAGCCTAATGCTAGCACATATTTATCAGGGCCATAATCAAATCTCATTAAATACTTGCAACAAATATGATCTAACCCAGACCGCGACAGGAGATGATCCAACAAACAGAACGGCAAATCATGCAGCCTATGTTAGTGTAATATACTGGTGTGGTAATAACTGCTAAAATGTCTGTGGAACAGGTCTCATCACATGAAACATGAAAACCCTCTGGAGGATGACAGGCATAATTTCTTTAATGGGCCCACTATAGGTCCCATTATGACTTCCTCCATTTTACCTCGTGCAAGGGCCAAGCAACGCATTAGAGGGTGGTGCTTTGTTGCGCCATAAAATATTATGAGAGCCATTACAAAAGCCATCATCCTTTGCCACTTCACTGAGATGGCTGACTGAGATGAAGAGGGGTGGCTtctccgagagagagagagagagagagagagagagagagagagagagagagagagagagagattaggagACAGGAGTTTCACTTAGCCAGTTAAAAGCTTTATGTAAAGACGTTTCTAATGTCTTGTGTGTGGCTCAGAGCTGTGCCAGACTTAAGTTGCCCAACTGTCATTTGCAATACTTTATTtaccccttttcaccctgttctacaatgatcaggaccccacATGGCCAGCCcagagcaagtatgatttgggtggtggatcgttctcagtgctgcagtgacaccgaCATGGTTGTGGTGTGTCTCTGTGGCCAGGGAGTGGTCACTGGTCATGATCTGCCACCGCCATGAGGTAGGCAGTGTtcaacagagtggacagtgagtgaacacagtgtttcaaaactccagcagcactgctatgtctgatccactcataccagagcaaatgttacagcagtgttccaacataAAATGTATGCCAATCGCCCTGATCCGTTTGACAGTATTCACAAGTCTTGTATCAAGTTcctgtttctgtttattaaCATTCTCTCACTTCAATTCCCAGTAGAGTTTTGCAAATAAACCATACAGCCACTGGGAAATCTAGCCACTGTCTTGTAGGCTAATAATTACAGCTAGTGTGACTAGCATTAGCGTAACTCTCACTTCTTTCTTTGAAGAAAATCACAAAGGAACATACATTTGTATGCTCAGTCAAAATACCAAAAATACCACAGCCAACCTGAGGCAAATTAGCCAGGATCTTTGCTAACTTTAACCACAGGGTCATCTGCTGAGACTACTGTCTTTGCTTTGTTAAGTTGGAGTCCCTAGTGactacagcagcactgctgtacattaataaataaatgaatatataatagTAATACTACAAAAGTTAACTGGGGTGGTACAAGGAGCATTGATTGGGGGCTCACGGATTGAATGGTTTGTGTGATTAGAATGACTCTAAATGCCTATGATTTACTAGGGCCTCAACCCAGTACTAGAACATTGGGTGGAACATTTTCTTGTGATTCAAAATACACTGTTCGCTACACTTTTTTTCACTGGGGGCCATATGTAGTGTCAGCATTTATTTAACTAAGTATACCATAATTAAAATGTCTACAATTGTATATTGTGATAATACACTATGAAAAGTACAGGGAATAGTGACTATAAATGTCTTAATTAATGTCCACATTTGGGACTCTACGTTTGAGAGTATGTTTATATTCTTTATACATATATGTTCCAGTACAATACCCTCCTTTCTGCACATGCTGGATGCAAGTAAACACATCTACATTAGATGTAgagattaatttattatttaatttaatacaaattaatGATATTATGTCCTATCCACAGCAATTTGCCCTTCCAGTATACGGAGATATGGGGGTGATTAAAGCCTTGCTATTTCTATATAGACCTATCACTATATGCAACAGTAAAATGTTAACAGTATCACGCTGTATTTgttttccacatttccacatgCTGTCATCGAAACTAAGACTTTCACTGTTGTAAAATGGAGAAAATGGAGTTTAACACGTGCTGTAGTCTGTACCTCATGTATGCAAGGTCCTTTACAAAACAAGCGCCCCCTCTGGCGGTGGTTGGAGGTAATGCAGTTGCCTCCAAACATCTTAAGCAGTGAAGTTGGGGAAGAGAAATCTAGTGTTGCTGCAGGTTTTCTCTCAGATTTTAGAAAACTGATCATGAGTGCTGGGATAAATCTGTGCAGCCTCACCTGCCCAGCTGGAATGGCACACCCCTGAGTTAACGAGTGAAAGACTGCAGGACTTACGGTAGAAGACATACTCCGTGTAACTCGACCATATCTTGTCATCTGTGTGCTGGTTGACGAACGAGGCTGTGACTGAGGAGTTACAGGCCACCATTTGGAAGCCGCACTCCGAGAGCATGTCAAAGGAGCGTTCCAGGTGCTTGAACTTCAGGTAGAAGCGGGAGGTGTAGCGCTCTGGAGTTCTGTCTGGATCCCTGCTCTCATTCAGGGTCTCACCAAAGACTTCCTTGGCCAGGGCAATACGGCCACAGATCATGATTCGGGGAACACGCCTGAACCTGGCATCCGTCTGGCTCTCGCGGcccacagtgcaggagccccTGTAGCCCACAGTGATGAAGCCGCTCCTTCTGTCGGCAGGCACCAGCGAGGGCGGTGGGCAGGCGCGGTGATCACTGCCCTGCGAGCCATCCTCGTAGTCACTGTGCAGGCATTCCTCTGGACTGGGCTTGGGCTCATCAGGAGTCAGAAGCTTGACAAGGTCGGGCAGCAAGAAGTACTCAGCCTCCTTCCTCAGGCGGCCCTTCTCGGGGAAGAAGTCAGGCAGGACCACTTGCTTGTCCCGGAGGTAGTCCAGCACGTATCTGAACAGGAAGCCATCCCGGTCGATGAAGTAACGTCCCTTAGGGTCCCGGGCCAGGTCGTTGGAAGCGTTGCTTTTGGGCGAGAACAGCTTGCCGAGGAGCGAAGCCGGGTTGTTGGCTAGGGTGGAGTGGCGGGTGTAGTACACCTGACCCCCAACGTTAAGCTCAATCACATCTGGGAAACTGTTCTGGACAGAGCCTTGATCTTTCCCCACGGGCTGAGTCCTGCAGTTCCCACTCAAAGCCATGGTTTCAGTCATGGAGGCCACCTATCGGCTCTGAGAACGTCCCCTTCCTTTTAACGTGCAGAGTAGTGGAGACCGCAAGTGCATTCGCTGATCATTCACGAAAAAACTCAACCATGGATGGGCACATGCTCTTTATTCTCCTAGCAGGGCATGAGGAGTGGATGTTCTGTCCAGACAAGACAAAATCAAAGATGGGCTACTGGAAAAATCCCTGTTTCTGACCTTCCAGTTTTCACCCCTTTTTTTCAAACCAGTTTCCAAGCACTCTTTATGGTCCTGAGGTGTTGACTGTGGAGTGGTCCTTACCTCATGGAGACAACAGACAGTAACCCAACTACAGGAActcttttttgggggggtttcTTGGTGTGAAATATCGCGTGAATAGACAGATGCCTGTCCAAACGGCAAAGACCATAAGGGGTCAGTTTAGAGCTGTCAAAATCCCAGTATGGCAAGTACCAAACGCAAAAATTGGCCGGATAAACGTATATTCGCGCAGACACCTGCGATTTTAGTAGTCAACACGCGTGTAACTGGTTCCCTGTTGGTGAGTTGGATTAGACCATAGTTATGGTTAATTCTGGACCCTAAGTGAAGAACCACACGAACGAGTCGCTCCTTACGTTAAATGCGTAGAGTGGATGGATGCCTGTCCGGGCAGAAAACGGCAGAACACCGCGCTGAAACAGATCTGCCGACCCAAACGTGCTCAAGTGACCAGTATTGGGCAGAAATATGTGAGGAAAGCACTCCTCCAAAGAGAAGAAAACACGCAAGACTTCTGAAAGAGAAACCCTCGTTCACTTTCCCCACTCTGGAGCTCCACACCTCTCCGAGCAGCGAAGAAAAAGTCCGCGAACAAACTTCAGGAGTTGAATCCGTCCAAGTGTGTCCACAGCAAGATCCCGCCGCGGAAAATAGTCCGGGATGGAACTTGGAGGAGAGGAGtctcacgtttttttttttaattttcagggGTGCCCAGCATGGTCCAGCACACTGTGGCGAGCGGGCACGCCGACGATTCCGAGCCCCCAGGTTCCCATCGTGTTTCTTTCCCTTTCCTCCTTTCTTTTTGGGAAAGAGGAATAAATGGATTTGGGTGGATGCGCGCTCCCGGAGCTGGAGAGCTCGAGACTGCGCACCGAGCCCCTTCCCGATCAGGGTggtgcctgagagagagagagagagagagagagagagagagagagagagactcagctGATGTTGCTTCAGCGGTTTGGAGGGGAGAGTAGCATAATGGCTTATAAAGAATTACATCATCTTAAAGGAGTATGCTAGTACAAGGAAACCAACTCCTTACTGACAATACGGCTTTGAAACCCCGTGTTTACGTCATCAGTATGTTATTCTGTATTAAAGACCACCGTGGACACATTTTATTACTTGCAGCTGAAATACTTTCCTGAACACTGGCTTCTATATTGGTCAGTTCAACCGTTTCAGCACCATTGACAGCTCCTGTTTGCATTCAGTACtctattaaagcaacactaggtagtatttttactttaatattacagctttaaaatcatcgTGATGTTTTACAGAcctataatagggagaataaagccTTTTTATTTGCTAATTCAGGCTCaagttttggaggagggtaggaaaaaatgaataacattatGAATAACATGGGCAAGTCGTATTGAGCTCTAATTTTATGTAATAAAGGGAATATTTGTAATTGGATCGCCCCTCTGCTGGGTATCACTGGACCTATTTTCATGTATAAGTGTGAAGGTGGGGTTAAGCCACATCAAACTTaagaaaagagaggagaaataagagaacagagcaaaaatggctaatacgagagtggagaaataagagactGGAAAATTTTGTGATAGAAtgagagtgagaaaaaaaagaatggagTAAAAACTGTTTAGACagtgggagaacactgctgtggtatTTGATCCTTGACCAAATTTTTGACCAAAA
This genomic interval from Hoplias malabaricus isolate fHopMal1 chromosome 15, fHopMal1.hap1, whole genome shotgun sequence contains the following:
- the kctd16b gene encoding BTB/POZ domain-containing protein KCTD16b — protein: MTETMALSGNCRTQPVGKDQGSVQNSFPDVIELNVGGQVYYTRHSTLANNPASLLGKLFSPKSNASNDLARDPKGRYFIDRDGFLFRYVLDYLRDKQVVLPDFFPEKGRLRKEAEYFLLPDLVKLLTPDEPKPSPEECLHSDYEDGSQGSDHRACPPPSLVPADRRSGFITVGYRGSCTVGRESQTDARFRRVPRIMICGRIALAKEVFGETLNESRDPDRTPERYTSRFYLKFKHLERSFDMLSECGFQMVACNSSVTASFVNQHTDDKIWSSYTEYVFYRGPSRWSSPPCDCCCKGHKGDGEGESGTSFNELSTSSSESQSEASSPQGTVIRGPVSRQTHVQTLDRPPKKGPVQQLLQQQQSEQRRKSDLLRTLTASARDTSTSKKRPAKEKMTVEEELEKCIQDFRKIKIPDRFPERKYMWQADLLRKYRL